Proteins from a single region of Pseudodesulfovibrio portus:
- a CDS encoding ECF transporter S component, with product MSINEQIKKDFTTFTWVLIAVAIAVNIVVGQLVSLLKLPIFLDSIGTVMVGVLAGPWAGGLAGLLTNLIWGVISSPVAAAFAPVAMVIGIVAGLCARYGLFKTWWQAIIAGLIITVFNAVVAVPIRLYMFGGITGSGADFVTAYMLALGKDLFGSVVVTVFTSNVIDKVVTAVLAWGIIKALPQRITTRFSGSMPTAA from the coding sequence ATGAGCATCAACGAACAAATCAAGAAAGATTTCACCACATTCACATGGGTCCTGATCGCGGTCGCCATCGCGGTCAACATCGTTGTCGGACAGTTGGTATCGCTCCTGAAACTACCTATTTTCCTGGACTCCATCGGCACGGTGATGGTGGGCGTCCTGGCCGGTCCCTGGGCCGGCGGCCTGGCCGGTCTGCTGACCAACCTCATCTGGGGCGTGATCAGCTCCCCCGTGGCCGCGGCCTTTGCCCCGGTGGCCATGGTCATCGGTATCGTGGCCGGCCTGTGTGCCCGTTACGGATTGTTCAAGACCTGGTGGCAGGCCATCATCGCCGGTCTGATCATCACCGTGTTCAACGCCGTGGTGGCCGTCCCCATCCGTCTCTACATGTTCGGCGGCATCACCGGCAGCGGCGCGGACTTCGTGACCGCATACATGCTCGCCCTGGGCAAGGACCTGTTCGGCTCCGTGGTGGTCACCGTGTTCACCTCCAACGTCATCGACAAGGTCGTCACCGCCGTCCTGGCCTGGGGCATCATCAAGGCTTTGCCCCAGCGGATCACGACCCGCTTCTCCGGCTCGATGCCGACCGCCGCCTGA
- a CDS encoding PPC domain-containing DNA-binding protein produces MLPIALRLHPGDDVLEELERLVREREIQAACVLTCVGSLTRAVLRMANCAEATTLEGHFEIVSLVGLLSSHGSHLHIAISDGSGKTVGAHLLPGSRVYTTAEIVVGVMPEYRFLRTHDPETGYPELSIQPTTVTKE; encoded by the coding sequence ATGCTGCCCATCGCCCTTCGACTGCACCCCGGAGACGACGTCCTCGAAGAACTTGAACGCCTTGTACGTGAGCGGGAAATCCAGGCCGCCTGCGTGCTGACCTGCGTGGGGTCCCTGACCCGTGCCGTCCTGCGCATGGCCAACTGCGCGGAAGCCACGACCCTTGAGGGCCACTTTGAAATCGTGTCCCTGGTCGGGCTCCTTTCCAGCCACGGCTCCCACCTGCACATCGCCATCTCGGACGGAAGCGGCAAGACCGTGGGTGCACACCTGCTGCCCGGCAGCCGGGTGTACACCACCGCCGAGATCGTTGTCGGGGTCATGCCCGAATACCGCTTCCTGCGCACTCACGACCCGGAAACCGGATACCCGGAACTTTCCATACAACCCACAACCGTGACCAAGGAGTAG